A part of Saliniradius amylolyticus genomic DNA contains:
- the pmbA gene encoding metalloprotease PmbA, translating to MQAQQTLSEIQNVVSDVLSLAKQKGATAAEASMSKVQGISVGSRLRQIETLEFTNDGGLGITVYVGQRKGSASTADLRPEALQQTVAKAVEIARYTSEDPCTGLADKAMIATDIPDLNLYHPQELDAEQAIAQAIAAEEAAFAADDRIVNSDGAAFNANLGVKVYGNTHGINAGYPSSRYSLSCVVIGKDGDDMQRDYSYTLSRKAGELLTPEQIGQEAARHTLSRLGSRKAKTDKVPVIFHHDLAPALFGHFVAAISGGSLYRNSSFLLDHKGKQVLPSWLNISERPHLTAGLASSPFDYEGVRTRDMEIVTDGILQDYLLTSYSARKLGLQTNGHAGGIHNWLVTDTGDSLDALVKKMGRGLLVTELMGQGVNIVNGDYSRGAAGFWVENGEIQYPVHEVTIAGNLKQMLMGIQAIGTDTETRGSIATGSVLIDQMQVAGN from the coding sequence ATGCAAGCACAGCAGACTCTAAGCGAAATTCAGAACGTGGTCAGCGATGTATTAAGTCTCGCCAAACAGAAGGGGGCCACCGCCGCAGAAGCCAGTATGAGCAAGGTTCAGGGCATCTCAGTGGGCTCCAGACTGCGTCAGATTGAAACCCTGGAGTTTACTAACGATGGCGGTTTGGGGATTACCGTGTATGTAGGGCAGCGCAAAGGCAGTGCCTCAACTGCCGACTTGCGTCCTGAAGCCTTGCAGCAGACCGTAGCTAAAGCGGTGGAAATTGCCCGCTATACCAGTGAAGACCCCTGCACAGGGCTGGCCGATAAGGCCATGATCGCCACCGATATTCCCGATCTGAACCTCTATCATCCGCAGGAGCTGGATGCCGAACAGGCAATCGCCCAGGCTATTGCCGCCGAGGAAGCGGCTTTTGCCGCCGATGACCGTATTGTCAATTCAGATGGTGCCGCCTTTAACGCCAATCTCGGGGTTAAGGTATATGGCAACACCCATGGCATTAATGCGGGCTATCCCAGCAGTCGCTACAGTTTAAGCTGTGTGGTGATCGGCAAAGATGGCGATGATATGCAGCGTGACTACAGCTACACACTCAGTCGCAAAGCCGGTGAACTGCTGACGCCGGAACAGATTGGTCAGGAGGCCGCCAGACACACTTTGTCTCGTCTGGGCTCACGTAAGGCTAAGACCGATAAGGTACCGGTGATCTTCCACCATGATCTGGCACCCGCCTTGTTTGGCCATTTCGTGGCCGCCATCAGCGGTGGCAGCCTGTATCGGAACTCGTCGTTCTTGCTGGATCACAAGGGTAAACAGGTACTGCCCTCCTGGCTGAATATCAGTGAACGACCTCACCTCACGGCAGGCCTTGCCAGCAGTCCTTTCGATTATGAAGGGGTGCGTACCCGGGATATGGAAATCGTTACCGACGGGATCCTGCAAGATTATCTGCTGACCAGCTATTCGGCTCGTAAATTAGGATTGCAAACTAATGGGCATGCCGGTGGCATACACAACTGGTTGGTAACGGATACCGGAGACTCGCTGGATGCTTTGGTGAAGAAAATGGGGCGCGGTTTATTGGTAACCGAATTGATGGGGCAGGGCGTGAATATCGTTAATGGCGATTATTCCCGTGGTGCGGCCGGTTTCTGGGTGGAAAACGGCGAGATTCAATATCCCGTTCACGAGGTGACCATCGCCGGAAACTTAAAGCAGATGCTGATGGGTATCCAGGCCATCGGCACGGATACAGAGACCCGCGGTAGCATTGCCACGGGCTCGGTGTTGATTGATCAAATGCAGGTAGCAGGGAATTAA
- the arcA gene encoding two-component system response regulator ArcA — protein MQTPNILIVEDEVVTRTTLKSLFEAEGYQVLEAENGEEMHDLFENNTINLVVMDINLPGRNGLILAREVRDRKNVGLIFLTGRDNDVDRILGLEIGADDYLTKPFNPRELTIRARNLLSRTMNSSDDDDLPNKVSFNGWTLDGDSRSLISPSGNEFRLPRSEFRALHLFLRHPGKILTREQLIMEMTGRELRPNDRTVDVTIRRIRKHFESEANGDDLITTIHGEGYRFSGEVDS, from the coding sequence ATGCAGACCCCAAATATTCTGATTGTTGAAGATGAAGTCGTAACCAGAACGACGCTGAAGAGTTTATTCGAAGCCGAAGGCTACCAGGTGCTGGAAGCCGAGAACGGCGAAGAGATGCACGACCTGTTTGAGAACAACACCATTAACTTAGTCGTTATGGATATTAACCTTCCGGGTCGTAATGGTCTGATTCTGGCGCGTGAAGTGCGTGACCGTAAAAACGTGGGCCTGATTTTCCTCACCGGTCGGGACAACGATGTGGATCGTATCCTGGGTCTGGAAATTGGTGCCGACGACTATCTGACCAAGCCGTTTAACCCCAGAGAACTGACCATCCGAGCCCGTAACCTGCTTTCCCGCACCATGAATAGCAGCGATGATGATGATTTGCCGAATAAAGTCAGCTTTAATGGTTGGACCCTGGATGGCGACAGTCGTAGTCTGATTTCACCATCTGGCAACGAGTTCCGCCTGCCTCGCAGCGAATTCCGCGCTCTGCACCTGTTCCTGCGCCACCCCGGTAAAATCCTGACCCGTGAGCAGCTGATTATGGAGATGACGGGTCGTGAGCTGCGTCCCAATGACCGCACCGTGGATGTGACCATCCGCCGTATCCGTAAGCACTTCGAATCGGAAGCCAACGGTGATGATCTGATCACCACTATCCATGGGGAAGGCTACCGGTTCAGTGGCGAAGTGGACAGTTAA
- a CDS encoding sensor histidine kinase, with translation MGENNRALSLKSLLITVVMCITTVALLLSTGITLYSQITTYKENIVSEVKTLAELVGNSSGEMLLQDDNIREEQALSTLEAASFVQNLHIYKQNLDGELAFFASYNKTGQAPIPSMTHRLEELSKPKFSEDILEIITPIYRQQDLIGYTYVRASTESLNSLIINTVLIAVSVLLVALLLSLALTLRMQRSVTDPIQDLVSIVQHVAGQKDYRLRADHSSLKELDILAKAFNQMLERIQQHIKAQEEAEDEYRRLNLSLEEKVSSRTTALKEANKELIETLEKLHQFQRQIVQNEKMASLGDMVAGVAHEVNTPIGLGVTASTMMLDRLSQLEKDFNAKQLKASSLAKFIQEGEENLNIIYRNLNRAAELISSFKQVAVDQTSENTRVFRFTQLMDEILMSMRPKLKKVKHDINLHCDDNLTIESKAGPINQVMINLIMNSLIHGFEFIDHGQIDIDVSLDKGNQLTIVYKDNGKGIPEEMCKRIFDPFVTTKRGQGGSGLGLHLVYNLITQALNGSISVSSEEGEGVEFVIRFPVTPKTDM, from the coding sequence ATGGGTGAAAACAATCGGGCCCTTTCACTGAAAAGCTTGTTGATCACAGTGGTGATGTGTATCACTACTGTGGCGCTGTTGCTGTCGACCGGCATCACCCTGTATTCCCAGATCACTACCTACAAAGAGAACATCGTCAGCGAAGTAAAAACGCTCGCCGAATTGGTGGGCAATAGCTCAGGTGAAATGCTGCTTCAGGACGACAATATACGCGAGGAACAGGCGCTAAGTACGCTGGAAGCGGCCAGTTTTGTACAAAACCTACACATCTATAAGCAGAATCTGGACGGAGAGCTGGCCTTTTTTGCCAGTTATAATAAAACGGGGCAGGCCCCTATCCCCTCTATGACCCATCGTCTGGAAGAATTGTCTAAGCCAAAATTTTCTGAAGACATCCTGGAAATCATCACCCCGATTTATCGCCAGCAGGATCTTATCGGCTACACCTATGTGCGGGCCTCCACCGAGTCACTAAACTCTCTGATCATCAACACCGTTCTGATTGCCGTGAGCGTGCTGTTGGTAGCACTGTTACTCAGTCTCGCCCTCACCTTACGGATGCAGCGCTCGGTGACTGACCCCATTCAGGATCTGGTCAGTATCGTTCAGCACGTCGCCGGTCAGAAGGATTACCGGCTAAGAGCGGACCATTCGTCACTGAAAGAGCTGGACATACTCGCCAAGGCGTTTAACCAGATGCTGGAGCGCATTCAACAGCATATTAAGGCACAGGAAGAAGCCGAAGACGAATACCGCCGTCTGAACCTGTCTCTGGAAGAAAAAGTCAGCAGCAGGACTACCGCCTTAAAAGAAGCCAACAAAGAGCTCATTGAGACTCTGGAAAAACTGCATCAGTTTCAGCGACAGATCGTACAAAACGAAAAAATGGCGTCTCTGGGCGATATGGTGGCCGGCGTTGCCCATGAGGTAAACACCCCCATCGGCTTGGGCGTTACCGCGTCAACCATGATGCTGGACAGACTGAGTCAGCTAGAGAAAGACTTTAACGCCAAACAACTGAAAGCCAGCAGCCTTGCCAAATTTATCCAGGAAGGCGAAGAGAACCTGAACATCATCTATCGGAACCTGAATCGCGCTGCCGAACTGATCTCCAGCTTCAAGCAGGTTGCAGTGGATCAAACCAGTGAAAATACTCGTGTGTTCCGCTTTACCCAGCTGATGGATGAGATCCTCATGTCCATGCGGCCTAAGCTTAAAAAGGTTAAGCACGACATCAACCTGCATTGCGATGACAACCTGACCATCGAATCCAAGGCGGGTCCCATTAATCAGGTGATGATTAATCTGATTATGAACTCATTGATACACGGATTTGAGTTTATCGACCATGGTCAGATCGACATCGACGTCAGCCTCGACAAAGGCAATCAACTGACTATCGTCTACAAAGATAACGGCAAGGGCATTCCCGAAGAAATGTGTAAACGCATCTTCGATCCCTTTGTCACCACCAAACGCGGACAGGGCGGCAGCGGGCTAGGATTACATTTGGTGTACAACCTGATCACCCAGGCGTTGAACGGCTCTATCTCAGTTAGTAGCGAAGAAGGGGAAGGCGTCGAGTTTGTAATCCGCTTCCCGGTTACCCCCAAAACCGACATGTAA
- a CDS encoding DUF3293 domain-containing protein, producing MSEISNSLSGSMSDYLQQYDTQLWALYRQTLFEISPEFYIPSSGAVITACNPEGHILSQGANQQRMAELKQQLRERDLTYQSLVGMSPDQQHQEPSLLIECNRDQALKLCQQYRQNAYFWLSKGQLWLVPALHPGPKVAMGSLRQRLVTSQLE from the coding sequence ATGTCTGAAATTTCCAATAGTTTATCTGGTTCGATGAGCGATTACCTTCAACAATATGATACGCAACTATGGGCGCTCTACCGGCAAACCCTGTTTGAGATTAGCCCGGAGTTTTATATACCCTCGTCTGGCGCCGTTATTACGGCCTGTAATCCCGAGGGCCATATCCTCAGCCAGGGCGCCAATCAGCAACGCATGGCTGAACTTAAACAGCAGCTCAGGGAACGGGATCTTACCTACCAGTCGTTGGTGGGTATGAGTCCCGACCAACAGCACCAGGAGCCCAGCTTGCTCATTGAATGCAATAGAGATCAGGCGCTTAAACTGTGTCAGCAATACCGTCAGAACGCCTACTTCTGGTTATCAAAGGGGCAGTTGTGGCTAGTGCCTGCGTTACACCCCGGCCCAAAAGTAGCGATGGGCTCTCTACGGCAACGATTAGTAACGAGCCAGCTCGAGTAG
- the glgA gene encoding glycogen synthase GlgA yields the protein MNILFVISEVEDLAKTGGLADVGKALPLALKAMGHDVRIVKPYYRDMAHKYQLVNETEEQCLNAGGRQYRFHIKRLELERVPVYCVDYPDYFHRAGLYSDGYQPFDDNGERFAFFSMAALETAKAIDFHPDIIQCNDWHTALCPYFAERDNSGFFKDTRTLLTIHNGAFQGAYPLREIPCLQHDPKLISQTNEYGEINFLRLGVQYASKINAVSPNYASELLTPLGSHHLYQSFFQRRQDVSGILNGCDYSQWDPATDPLLPAHFGPEEISGKTDCKRALQQQFGLEPAPDIPLIGMLCRLTEQKGFGFLLPILEQVLQHRVQLIIVGTGDPGISDELTRVQHRNPAQFVYCNDFSNTLAHNVEAASDFFLMPSLFEPCGLNQMYSLAYGTLPIVRAVGGLADTVIDVSAAPESATGFVFQSPDSSALLHCIRRALLFYYEYPDRFRQVQKRAMQTRFTWQEAAEHYVALYQQALEAPKHCPDRKY from the coding sequence ATGAATATTCTGTTTGTAATTTCAGAAGTTGAGGATCTGGCCAAAACCGGCGGTCTGGCCGATGTGGGCAAAGCTCTGCCTCTGGCCTTAAAAGCGATGGGCCACGATGTCCGTATCGTCAAACCCTACTATCGCGATATGGCCCACAAATATCAGCTCGTTAATGAGACGGAAGAGCAGTGTCTCAATGCCGGTGGCCGGCAGTACCGCTTTCATATTAAACGTCTGGAGCTAGAGAGAGTGCCCGTGTATTGCGTTGACTACCCGGACTATTTTCACCGGGCCGGTCTGTACTCGGACGGGTATCAACCCTTCGATGATAATGGCGAGCGCTTTGCGTTTTTCTCGATGGCGGCGCTTGAAACCGCTAAGGCGATAGACTTTCACCCTGATATTATTCAGTGCAACGACTGGCACACGGCACTATGCCCTTATTTCGCCGAGCGTGACAACAGCGGCTTTTTCAAAGACACTCGCACGCTGTTGACCATTCATAATGGTGCCTTTCAGGGGGCCTACCCCTTAAGAGAGATCCCCTGCCTACAACACGATCCCAAGCTTATCAGCCAGACCAACGAATACGGCGAAATTAACTTCCTGCGTTTGGGGGTTCAGTACGCCAGTAAGATCAATGCGGTCAGCCCCAATTACGCCAGTGAGCTGTTAACCCCGCTCGGATCCCATCACCTCTACCAGTCATTTTTCCAGCGTCGCCAGGATGTCTCCGGAATCCTTAACGGCTGTGATTACAGCCAGTGGGACCCGGCCACCGACCCTCTCCTGCCAGCCCATTTTGGCCCCGAGGAAATCAGCGGTAAAACCGACTGTAAGCGGGCCTTACAACAGCAGTTTGGTCTGGAGCCAGCTCCAGACATTCCACTGATTGGCATGTTGTGTCGGCTGACAGAACAGAAGGGCTTTGGCTTTCTGCTGCCCATTCTGGAGCAGGTATTACAACACCGGGTACAGCTGATTATTGTCGGCACCGGAGACCCTGGCATCAGTGATGAACTGACCCGGGTCCAACACCGAAATCCGGCACAATTTGTCTACTGCAACGACTTCAGTAATACGCTGGCGCATAATGTAGAAGCCGCCAGTGACTTTTTCCTGATGCCCTCTTTGTTCGAACCCTGTGGTCTTAATCAAATGTACAGTCTGGCCTATGGCACGCTGCCTATCGTTCGGGCTGTGGGCGGCTTGGCCGATACCGTTATCGACGTCAGCGCGGCTCCGGAATCGGCCACCGGCTTTGTGTTCCAGTCTCCTGACAGTTCAGCACTGCTGCACTGTATTCGGCGGGCTCTGTTGTTTTATTATGAGTACCCCGATCGATTCAGGCAGGTGCAAAAACGCGCCATGCAGACCCGTTTTACCTGGCAGGAGGCAGCCGAACATTATGTTGCGTTATATCAGCAGGCTCTTGAGGCCCCAAAGCATTGCCCTGATCGCAAGTATTAA
- the glgC gene encoding glucose-1-phosphate adenylyltransferase, translating to MSRTLAMIMAGGAGTRLYPLTQTRTKPAVPFAGGLRLIDFVLNNFVNSDLLKIYVLTQFKSQSLNIHLRQAWYLSGLTGNFIDAIPAQMRMGKRWYEGTADAIYQNLRLIEIHEPDNVCIFGSDHIYKMEVRQAVRYHEKKQADLTVCATRVPLAEASRFGVIEVDENFRMIGFEEKPANPKPLPDDPNSALVSMGNYIFDTQVLFDTLHKDAEDKLSSHDFGNDIIPKLYPKGSVYVYDFTLNQIPGEEGRSHYWRDVGTLYSFWEAHMDLLSCSPPLDLTNPKWPLRSYHPPVAPARILGDNDGTQSAISDSMIAAGCTIVGANVERSVLGYKIDVGAGASLKESIFLGTSTIGAGCELNRVVADKGVTIAPGTRIGIDNAEDRDRGLTVTDEGLVVLSKGAYVGN from the coding sequence ATGTCCAGAACCCTTGCGATGATCATGGCCGGAGGGGCAGGAACACGCCTCTATCCGCTCACCCAGACCCGCACCAAACCCGCCGTGCCCTTTGCTGGCGGCCTTCGATTGATCGACTTTGTGCTGAACAACTTCGTCAATTCCGACCTGCTCAAGATCTATGTGCTCACCCAGTTTAAATCTCAGTCGTTGAACATTCATCTACGGCAAGCCTGGTACCTGTCAGGACTGACCGGCAATTTCATCGACGCCATTCCAGCACAGATGCGCATGGGTAAGCGCTGGTACGAGGGAACAGCCGACGCCATTTACCAGAACCTGCGTTTGATCGAAATCCATGAGCCAGACAATGTGTGTATCTTCGGCTCAGACCATATCTATAAGATGGAAGTACGCCAGGCAGTACGCTACCACGAAAAGAAACAGGCTGACCTGACCGTCTGTGCCACACGGGTTCCTCTGGCTGAGGCCAGCCGCTTCGGGGTCATTGAGGTGGATGAGAACTTTCGCATGATCGGCTTTGAAGAGAAGCCAGCCAACCCCAAGCCACTGCCGGATGATCCCAATTCGGCGCTGGTCTCCATGGGCAATTATATTTTCGACACCCAGGTACTGTTCGACACCCTGCATAAAGATGCCGAAGATAAATTATCCAGCCATGACTTTGGCAACGACATCATCCCCAAGCTTTACCCCAAGGGTTCGGTCTATGTGTATGACTTTACCCTGAACCAGATCCCCGGCGAGGAAGGTCGCAGCCATTACTGGCGTGATGTAGGTACTCTGTATTCGTTCTGGGAAGCCCATATGGATTTGTTGAGCTGCAGCCCACCGCTGGATTTGACCAATCCCAAATGGCCGCTGCGTTCTTACCACCCTCCCGTCGCCCCGGCACGAATTTTAGGGGATAATGACGGCACCCAGTCGGCCATCAGCGATTCTATGATCGCCGCCGGCTGTACCATCGTCGGCGCCAATGTGGAGCGCTCCGTACTGGGTTATAAGATCGATGTGGGTGCGGGAGCCAGTCTTAAAGAAAGCATATTTTTGGGCACCAGCACTATTGGCGCTGGCTGTGAGCTCAATCGGGTAGTCGCCGATAAAGGCGTTACCATTGCACCGGGCACCCGTATCGGTATCGACAATGCCGAGGACCGGGATCGCGGCTTAACGGTCACCGACGAAGGCTTAGTCGTGCTGTCCAAAGGGGCTTACGTAGGTAATTAG
- a CDS encoding methyltransferase, whose protein sequence is MLSNPSQLLLRHADLYEEGRWLIANPEDAAIFSEVKADGFHLDYRLYQQAKGPGQHHFGVSLEVAPDKLYDGAVLYMPKAKALAQMLLANLSRCIKPGGTLVLIGDNKGGVKSAPKLLAPYSDICNKLDSARRCSLYAAPLQTPAQDFTPEQWLKTLDVSVAGQKFQVAYLPGVFSAGELDPGTKLLLENADVPARGKVLDFACGCGVVACYLGKTNPRLELTLSDVSALALYSSEHSLALNGLEGEVLASDGLSSISGQFDAVLTNPPFHTGLKTDYDITEQFLARIPTLMTPRAKLQLVANSFLKYAPTMQAHLSRLSIVAETSKFRVYVAEKRA, encoded by the coding sequence ATGTTATCCAACCCCAGTCAGTTATTGTTGCGCCATGCCGACCTGTATGAAGAAGGTCGCTGGTTAATCGCCAATCCGGAAGATGCCGCCATCTTTTCCGAGGTTAAAGCCGATGGCTTCCATCTGGACTACCGCCTGTATCAGCAGGCAAAAGGCCCCGGGCAGCATCATTTTGGTGTCAGCCTTGAGGTAGCGCCGGACAAGTTGTACGACGGCGCCGTGCTCTATATGCCTAAGGCCAAGGCGCTGGCTCAGATGCTGCTGGCCAATCTCAGCCGCTGTATCAAACCCGGCGGCACTCTGGTGTTGATCGGCGATAACAAGGGCGGTGTTAAAAGTGCGCCTAAGCTGCTCGCGCCTTACAGCGATATTTGCAACAAGCTGGATTCGGCGCGCCGCTGCTCACTGTACGCGGCACCTTTGCAGACGCCCGCGCAAGACTTTACCCCTGAACAATGGCTTAAGACTCTGGATGTGTCGGTGGCGGGACAGAAGTTTCAGGTGGCCTATTTACCCGGTGTCTTCAGTGCGGGCGAGCTGGATCCCGGCACCAAACTGCTACTGGAAAACGCCGATGTTCCGGCCAGGGGCAAGGTACTGGATTTTGCCTGCGGCTGTGGTGTGGTGGCCTGTTATCTGGGCAAAACCAATCCCAGACTCGAGTTAACACTGAGTGACGTCAGCGCACTGGCGCTGTATAGTTCCGAGCACTCGCTAGCGCTCAATGGCCTGGAAGGCGAAGTGTTGGCCTCCGACGGGTTGAGCAGTATCAGCGGTCAGTTCGATGCCGTGCTCACCAACCCGCCCTTTCATACCGGCCTTAAGACCGACTATGACATCACCGAGCAGTTTCTTGCCCGAATTCCAACACTAATGACACCAAGAGCCAAATTACAACTGGTGGCCAATAGCTTTTTAAAGTATGCCCCCACTATGCAGGCGCATTTAAGTCGCCTCAGCATCGTCGCCGAGACGAGCAAGTTCCGAGTCTATGTCGCCGAGAAGCGGGCTTAG
- the trmB gene encoding tRNA (guanosine(46)-N7)-methyltransferase TrmB — MSQSETSNEQPIYKRKIRSFVTREGRLTKGQAKALETYWPTMGLEYAQGMQDLTQAFDQEGPVVLEIGFGMGHSLVQMAADAPDTNFIGIEVHRPGVGACLMEAERQDVSNLRIYQHDAVEVLENCIPDASLSRVQIYFPDPWHKKRHHKRRIVQPAFVQTLRKKLKVGGHLHLATDWENYAEHMLEVMQDAEGYQNLSDSSDYVPKPDYRPETKFERRGQRLGHGVWDLLFERVN; from the coding sequence ATGAGTCAATCCGAAACCAGTAACGAGCAGCCAATTTACAAACGCAAAATTCGCAGCTTTGTCACCCGCGAAGGCCGCCTGACTAAAGGCCAGGCCAAGGCGCTTGAAACCTACTGGCCCACCATGGGCCTGGAATACGCTCAGGGGATGCAGGATCTGACTCAGGCCTTTGACCAGGAAGGCCCTGTGGTACTGGAAATCGGGTTTGGTATGGGGCATTCGCTGGTGCAGATGGCCGCCGATGCGCCAGATACCAACTTTATTGGTATCGAAGTACACCGCCCCGGTGTCGGTGCCTGCCTGATGGAGGCCGAGCGCCAGGACGTCTCCAATTTGCGAATCTATCAACACGATGCGGTGGAAGTGCTGGAAAACTGCATTCCCGATGCGAGCCTGAGTCGGGTACAGATTTATTTCCCCGATCCCTGGCACAAGAAGCGCCACCATAAACGCCGTATCGTTCAGCCTGCCTTCGTCCAAACCTTGCGCAAGAAGCTGAAAGTAGGCGGTCACTTACATCTGGCAACGGACTGGGAAAACTATGCCGAGCATATGCTGGAGGTGATGCAGGATGCCGAGGGCTATCAAAACCTGTCCGACAGCAGTGATTATGTGCCTAAGCCTGACTACCGCCCCGAAACCAAATTCGAACGCCGCGGCCAGAGATTAGGCCACGGTGTGTGGGATTTGCTGTTCGAGCGAGTTAACTAA
- the mutY gene encoding A/G-specific adenine glycosylase encodes MNANLSFANRILSWFDDHGRKTLPWQQSKTPYSVWISEIMLQQTQVTTVIPYYQAFMARFPTVQALAEAPQDDVLHHWTGLGYYARARNLHKAAKVIVAEFDGQFPKTLEEVQSLPGIGRSTAGAILSLACGQHHAILDGNVKRVLARHQAVEGWPGKKAVENRLWQLAEQRTPTERVADYNQAMMDLGASLCSRTRPGCEDCPVNQDCIAYAEGRQAEFPGKKPKTAKPVKQTIMLLPVWQQQVLLYKRPPSGIWGGLWGFYEATSDNDMKEQAHLLGLKDYQTETLAGFRHTFSHFHLDITPVLLKLNQPPQLAVREEGQCWYDLNAPENLGLAAPTKTLFSTLKGNLA; translated from the coding sequence GTGAACGCCAATCTTAGCTTCGCCAACCGTATCCTGAGCTGGTTTGATGACCATGGTCGCAAGACTCTGCCCTGGCAGCAGAGTAAAACGCCGTACTCGGTGTGGATCTCCGAGATTATGCTGCAGCAAACCCAGGTGACCACGGTCATTCCCTATTATCAGGCCTTTATGGCGCGCTTCCCCACCGTGCAGGCACTGGCTGAAGCACCGCAGGATGATGTGCTGCACCACTGGACCGGCCTTGGCTATTATGCCCGGGCGCGCAATCTGCACAAGGCGGCCAAGGTGATTGTGGCGGAGTTTGACGGTCAGTTTCCCAAGACGCTGGAAGAGGTACAAAGTCTGCCCGGCATTGGCCGTTCTACTGCGGGCGCCATCCTGTCGCTGGCCTGTGGCCAGCATCATGCGATCCTGGATGGCAATGTGAAGCGGGTGCTGGCAAGGCACCAGGCGGTGGAAGGCTGGCCGGGTAAGAAGGCGGTGGAAAATCGCCTGTGGCAACTGGCCGAGCAGCGCACCCCGACCGAGCGGGTGGCCGATTATAATCAGGCCATGATGGATCTGGGCGCCAGCTTGTGCAGCCGCACCAGACCGGGCTGCGAAGATTGCCCGGTTAATCAGGACTGCATCGCCTATGCCGAGGGGCGACAGGCTGAATTTCCCGGTAAAAAGCCCAAGACGGCCAAGCCGGTTAAGCAAACCATTATGCTGCTGCCCGTTTGGCAGCAACAGGTGCTGTTATACAAGCGCCCCCCGTCCGGCATTTGGGGCGGGCTCTGGGGCTTTTATGAGGCAACCTCTGATAACGATATGAAGGAACAGGCGCACCTTTTAGGGTTAAAGGACTACCAGACTGAAACGCTGGCAGGCTTTCGTCATACCTTCAGTCATTTTCATCTGGATATTACCCCGGTGTTGTTAAAGCTCAACCAGCCCCCACAACTTGCGGTGCGCGAAGAGGGACAGTGCTGGTATGATCTAAACGCACCGGAGAACTTGGGGCTGGCCGCGCCAACCAAGACACTTTTTAGTACACTCAAGGGCAATCTCGCCTAA
- a CDS encoding oxidative damage protection protein produces MSRMIYCQYLKKDAEGLDFQLYPGDLGKRIFDNISKEAWAEWQKKQTMLINEKKLNMMDPQDRAFLEKEMEAFLFEGKEVQIDGYVPPES; encoded by the coding sequence ATGAGCCGAATGATTTATTGTCAGTACCTGAAAAAAGACGCCGAAGGGCTCGACTTTCAACTCTACCCCGGTGACCTGGGCAAACGGATTTTCGACAATATCTCCAAGGAAGCCTGGGCCGAGTGGCAGAAGAAGCAGACCATGCTGATTAATGAGAAGAAGCTCAATATGATGGACCCGCAGGACAGGGCGTTTTTAGAGAAAGAGATGGAAGCCTTTCTGTTCGAAGGCAAAGAGGTACAAATCGACGGTTATGTGCCGCCGGAGAGCTGA